A stretch of the Notamacropus eugenii isolate mMacEug1 chromosome 2, mMacEug1.pri_v2, whole genome shotgun sequence genome encodes the following:
- the TAF13 gene encoding transcription initiation factor TFIID subunit 13 isoform X1, producing MADEEEDPTFEEDTEDVGGGADGGQGKRKRLFSKESSFCGVSTCSLVRCMMYGFGDDQNPYTESVDILEDLVIEFITEMTHKAMSIGRQGRVQVEDIVFLIRKDPRKFARVKDLLTMNEELKRARKAFDEANYGS from the exons ATGGCTGATGAGGAGGAGGACCCTACT TTTGAGGAAGATACTGAAGATGTAGGAGGAGGAGCAGATggtggacagggtaaaaggaaaagacttttctCTAAAGAAT CTTCCTTTTGTGGTGTTTCAACTTGTTCTCTGG TGAGGTGTATGATGTATGGCTTTGGTGATGACCAAAATCCTTACACTGAGTCAGTGGATATTCTGGAAGACCTTGTCATAGAATTCATCACTGAAATG ACTCACAAAGCAATGTCTATTGGGCGACAAGGTCGAGTGCAGGTGGAAGATATTGTCTTCTTGATTCGAAAGGACCCAAGGAAGTTTGCCAGAGTTAAAGACTTGCTTACTATGAATGAAGAACTGAAACGGGCTAGAAAAGCATTTGATGAAGCAAACTATGGATCCTGA
- the TAF13 gene encoding transcription initiation factor TFIID subunit 13 isoform X2 → MADEEEDPTFEEDTEDVGGGADGGQGKRKRLFSKELRCMMYGFGDDQNPYTESVDILEDLVIEFITEMTHKAMSIGRQGRVQVEDIVFLIRKDPRKFARVKDLLTMNEELKRARKAFDEANYGS, encoded by the exons ATGGCTGATGAGGAGGAGGACCCTACT TTTGAGGAAGATACTGAAGATGTAGGAGGAGGAGCAGATggtggacagggtaaaaggaaaagacttttctCTAAAGAAT TGAGGTGTATGATGTATGGCTTTGGTGATGACCAAAATCCTTACACTGAGTCAGTGGATATTCTGGAAGACCTTGTCATAGAATTCATCACTGAAATG ACTCACAAAGCAATGTCTATTGGGCGACAAGGTCGAGTGCAGGTGGAAGATATTGTCTTCTTGATTCGAAAGGACCCAAGGAAGTTTGCCAGAGTTAAAGACTTGCTTACTATGAATGAAGAACTGAAACGGGCTAGAAAAGCATTTGATGAAGCAAACTATGGATCCTGA